The following coding sequences lie in one Nakaseomyces glabratus chromosome K, complete sequence genomic window:
- the GPD1 gene encoding glycerol-3-phosphate dehydrogenase (NAD(+)) GPD1 (CAGL0K01683g~Putative cytoplasmic glycerol-3-phosphate dehydrogenase (NAD+); protein abundance increased in ace2 mutant cells) produces the protein MSNSAAGRLNQTSHILNESIKNDDISLRRSQPSTTSLQALEHPFKVTVIGSGNWGTTIAKVVAENTALNPHLFVSRVDMWVFEEKIDGKNLTEIINEQHENVKYLPDIKLPENLVANPNLIDSVKGADILIFNIPHQFLPRIVSNLKNHVGPHVRAISCLKGFEVGKKGVQLLSSYVTDELGIQCGALSGANLAPEVAKEHWSETTVAYHIPKDFRGEGKDVDHKLLKALFHRPYFHVNVIEDVAGISIAGALKNVVALGCGFVEGLGWGNNAAAAIQRVGLGEIIKFGQMFFPESRVQTYYQESAGVADLITTCSGGRNVRVAKHMAKTGKSALDAEKELLNGQSAQGIITCKEVHEWLETCEMTHEFPLFEAVYQIVYNNVPMKNLPDMIEELECIAD, from the coding sequence ATGTCTAACTCCGCTGCTGGCAGGTTGAACCAGACCTCTCATATCTTGAATGAGTCTATAAAGAACGACGACATCTCGCTGCGCCGCTCTCAGCCATCCACCACGTCTTTGCAAGCCCTTGAGCACCCATTCAAGGTCACCGTGATTGGTTCCGGTAACTGGGGTACCACTATTGCCAAAGTTGTTGCTGAGAACACTGCTTTGAACCCACACCTGTTTGTGTCCCGTGTGGACATGTGGGTGTTCGAAGAGAAGATCGACGGCAAGAACCTGACTGAGATTATCAATGAGCAGCACGAGAACGTCAAGTACTTGCCTGACATCAAGCTGCCTGAGAACCTGGTCGCTAACCCAAACCTGATCGACTCAGTGAAAGGTGCCGACATACTGATCTTCAACATCCCTCACCAGTTCTTGCCCCGTATTGTGTCAAACTTGAAGAACCACGTCGGGCCACACGTCAGAGCCATCTCTTGTCTGAAAGGTTTTGAAGTTGGCAAGAAAGGTGTACAGCTTTTGTCCTCTTATGTGACCGATGAGTTGGGAATACAGTGTGGTGCACTATCCGGTGCTAACTTGGCCCCAGAAGTCGCAAAGGAGCACTGGTCTGAGACTACCGTTGCTTACCACATTCCAAAGGACTTCAGAGGTGAAGGAAAGGACGTTGACCACAAGTTGCTAAAGGCTCTGTTCCACAGACCATACTTCCATGTCAATGTTATCGAAGATGTTGCAGGTATCTCCATTGCAGGTGCTCTAAAGAACGTTGTTGCTCTGGGTTGTGGGTTTGTTGAGGGTCTAGGCTGGGGTAACAACGCTGCTGCCGCAATTCAAAGAGTCGGTCTAGGTGAAATCATCAAGTTCGGCCAAATGTTCTTCCCAGAATCCAGAGTTCAAACTTACTACCAAGAATCTGCAGGTGTCGCTGATCTAATTACCACTTGCTCCGGTGGTAGAAACGTCAGAGTTGCTAAGCATATGGCCAAGACCGGTAAGTCTGCTCTCGATGCCGAAAAGGAACTACTAAATGGCCAGTCCGCACAGGGTATCATTACTTGTAAAGAAGTCCACGAATGGTTGGAGACTTGTGAGATGACTCATGAGTTCCCATTGTTCGAAGCAGTCTACCAAATTGTTTACAACAACGTCCCAATGAAGAACTTGCCAGATATGATCGAAGAATTGGAATGCATCGCTGATTGa
- the GPM2 gene encoding phosphoglycerate mutase family protein GPM2 (CAGL0K01705g~Ortholog(s) have cytoplasm localization), translating into MSTLKLFILRHGQSDLNHENIFCGWIDAKLTDKGRSQAKNAGQLIAQHCKSNGITLPQIGFTSRLLRTEQTMDVILNELQLGKKDEVSGQFNNPVFVVFDYIYTLAEIRSYLLSEKEENPISNEIPVLRTWRLNERHYGAWQGQRKPKVLKEYGEEQYMYIRRDYNGRPPEVDLEKEMIQKHDLGAATGYEFKEPNRSLKYELEELNQNIKLPYSESLSDVVARLEPFLDEIILKVAKEFDLDSCLIVGHGSSVRSLLKILEGVSDEDIKGVDIPNGIPLVIELDKTNNFKFLRKYYLDPELAKINAEKVRKEGFEENP; encoded by the coding sequence ATGTCGACGCTAAAGTTGTTTATATTGAGGCATGGGCAGAGTGATTTGAACCATGAGAATATCTTTTGTGGGTGGATTGATGCTAAATTGACCGATAAAGGGCGTTCCCAGGCCAAGAATGCTGGTCAATTGATTGCTCAGCATTGTAAGAGCAATGGTATTACGTTGCCTCAGATCGGTTTTACTTCCAGACTGCTCAGAACCGAGCAAACTATGGATGTTATCCTCAATGAGCTGCAATTGGGGAAGAAAGACGAGGTAAGTGGTCAATTCAATAATCCCGTGTTTGTGGTATTTGACTATATCTATACATTGGCTGAGATAAGAAGCTATCTGTTGAGTGAGAAGGAAGAGAACCCTATAAGTAATGAAATCCCTGTATTGAGGACATGGAGGCTCAATGAAAGACACTACGGTGCTTGGCAGGGGCAAAGAAAGCCAAAAGTCTTGAAAGAATATGGTGAAGAACAGTACATGTACATTCGAAGAGACTATAACGGCAGGCCACCAGAAGTTGATCTCGAGAAAGAGATGATTCAGAAACATGACTTAGGTGCTGCCACTGGTTATGAGTTCAAAGAACCCAACAGGTCATTGAAATACGAGTTAGAAGAACTAAACCAGAATATTAAGCTACCGTACTCAGAGTCCCTTTCTGATGTGGTGGCTAGATTAGAACCTTTCCTTGACGAGATTATCTTGAAAGTGGCTAAAGAATTTGATCTTGACTCCTGTCTAATTGTTGGTCACGGTAGCTCTGTTAGATCCCTGTTGAAAATTCTCGAAGGTGtttctgatgaagatatcAAAGGAGTTGACATTCCAAATGGTATTCCATTGGTTATAGAATTGGACAAGACGAACAACTTCAAGTTTTTAAGAAAATACTACCTGGACCCTGAGCTTGCTAAGATCAATGCTGAAAAAGTGCGTAAGGAAggttttgaagaaaaccCTTAG
- the RPN4 gene encoding stress-regulated transcription factor RPN4 (CAGL0K01727g~Putative transcription factor for proteasome genes; gene is upregulated in azole-resistant strain) translates to MTSIDLGLKRTLTDVLEDELYNMRLREQETAQEQLDLREAGKVRQVQLQQQQMFSQYADPSVTMMSGDVACEGVLSTAPANLLANPDIRQAPAPQAQAQMLQVNPEVLISYANKNSAHMNVSAVDDKLNRGLVDENSYYDDVDYSSMNAKMADWQLDDNVAMLDNNDARLIFDNEFADDDDLSDDENLFDEGLENYHNELVSSNSPIESLDVAEHKESVDDRLRKYHLDNIQNILSKTSTNDKDILQIKLPSDFTTTNLHSTNPSGLIEDPSQLVLGSSKKITEDTHVEEESKNLPDLTELTSATEIEDILLAVDSDDDDLYTKPIAKQTTKKDNSKPVEKTVVEKTSSVTKAGSNHSRSTLARPTAHARKLSSSRKQAPKVYNPKTTTKSTHTHSKNNATHEAFVCELVNSVTNEVCGAQFSRTYDLTRHQNTIHAKKRSIFRCSECIRALGDEGFQKTFSRLDALTRHIKAKHENLSLEERQQVTKYAKSNIGFVTA, encoded by the coding sequence ATGACGTCTATAGATTTGGGACTGAAGAGGACGCTGACGGATGTTTTGGAGGATGAGCTGTACAATATGCGGTTGCGGGAGCAGGAGACGGCGCAGGAGCAGCTTGATCTGCGGGAGGCCGGGAAGGTGCGGCAGGTGCAGttgcagcagcagcagatGTTCAGCCAGTATGCTGACCCGAGTGTGACGATGATGTCGGGCGATGTGGCGTGTGAGGGTGTGCTGAGTACAGCGCCAGCGAACTTACTGGCGAACCCGGACATACGGCAGGCGCCAGCACCCCAGGCGCAGGCTCAGATGCTGCAGGTGAACCCGGAAGTGCTGATATCGTATGCTAACAAGAACAGCGCGCATATGAACGTGTCTGCGGTGGACGACAAGCTTAATAGGGGCCTGGTAGACGAGAACTCGTACTACGACGATGTGGACTATAGCAGCATGAACGCCAAGATGGCGGACTGGCAGCTGGACGATAACGTCGCTATGCTCGACAACAACGATGCGCGCCTGATATTCGACAACGAGTTTGCCGACGACGATGACCTGAGTGACGACGAGAACTTGTTCGACGAGGGTCTAGAGAACTACCACAACGAACTCGTTTCTTCCAACTCCCCCATAGAATCCCTGGATGTCGCTGAACACAAGGAGTCCGTAGACGATAGACTACGGAAATACCACCTAGACAACATCCAGAACATCCTAAGCAAAACATCAACTAACGATAAAGATATACTGCAGATAAAACTACCTTCAGATTTCACAACTACCAACCTACATAGCACAAACCCATCTGGTCTGATTGAAGATCCATCTCAGCTGGTTCTAGGGAGCTCTAAGAAGATTACCGAGGATACCCATGTAGAGGAGGAGAGCAAGAACTTACCAGACTTAACTGAATTAACCTCAGCCACAGAGATCGAAGACATCCTGCTGGCTGTGGACTCAGACGACGATGACTTATACACCAAACCTATTGCAAAACAAACCACAAAGAAAGATAACTCAAAACCGGTTGAGAAGACAGTTGTAGAGAAAACTTCATCGGTTACCAAGGCTGGCTCTAACCACAGCAGAAGCACATTGGCTAGACCAACTGCTCACGCACGTAAGTTGAGTTCTTCAAGAAAGCAAGCTCCAAAGGTCTACAACCCAAAGACTACAACGAAGAGCACTCACACCCATTCCAAGAACAACGCAACACATGAAGCTTTTGTTTGTGAGCTGGTAAACAGTGTAACAAATGAGGTTTGCGGTGCGCAATTCTCTAGAACTTACGATTTAACCAGACACCAAAACACCATTCATGCCAAGAAGAGGTCCATTTTCCGTTGCTCTGAGTGTATCCGTGCCCTGGGTGACGAAGGTTTTCAAAAGACTTTCTCAAGATTAGATGCACTAACAAGACATATTAAGGCTAAGCATGAAAATTTGTCCCTGGAGGAACGCCAACAGGTTACTAAATATGCCAAGTCTAACATCGGATTTGTCACTGCATAA
- the OSH2 gene encoding oxysterol-binding protein related protein OSH2 (CAGL0K01749g~Ortholog(s) have lipid binding, sterol transporter activity and role in ER to Golgi ceramide transport, endocytosis, exocytosis, maintenance of cell polarity, piecemeal microautophagy of nucleus, sterol transport), with the protein MATHDVGVTLRKSRVSKPMLKLKLLQAMTGGSFKELHDMLQKEFVPYDDPSVMEVSTLLLHYAVQVAPIALIKEIVRDYVVRDPFHLGLHKTPEGDITVNLNINYRDYNGNTPLHLAASQSRVDVVNFLMELPDINDTIVNNAGQEPIDMCKTLDIVAAMQNKRDEYVSQVAQDLRDAFDRRDFDKLEQIWKIQRNEELLDINGLDPTSGDTVLHEFVKKKDVQMCKWLVDHGADPLRRNAKALLPIDLLGPTSPSKHQGSSSELRNYIETVTRDRNVVNVSETDHQTHAPTYKGQLKKWTNIAKGFQTRWFVLSEDGYLRYYKNRPKEGSSPRDKVHLSKCRLFSNSHEKVKFELLIGDQGRWRLKGTNPAEAKKWIAAIQAGISYANAKHSQKQPSNRSVISGSANEGQSRSAPSLQPAKPNRSRANSSTSQRISQVQKGLKPPVLGISTDHSNYGSNASDAESVVGSLNINTNRLRRDMSPLTPMSNSLNSPILKDESFNSPTLESLLGKDKLNAIDPYAKDSDEDIDEILVKPIDPDEEYLKTQYGPFIENLNVYKKTISMQLASVLEVLDTADISSSDLSTLRGTIQNTVDTFNNLAKLGAERDRKLVQIITKHRDVNNVWIDSVKELELELNKKEDLLEALTKERRHLRKELNQELQETADQDNKMIKRASTVISRFLNVTKSVVEDGNGDEFYDAEELIDEIGSIPDTTPGEMSEAKEMREQIKTMVPEQPAESKVEHEETSEKKEVEQAETKPALEQKAISKEQEKMEAIKEQTSKPTDEESTLRETATSTASVKGESNEIELQRKLFASSKMKSQTESQKAKEKLLLEEGSFFGYDEGVRKRLKLDEDDRPKISLWGVLKSMVGKDMTKMTLPVAFNEPTSLLQRVAEDLEYSELLDKAVQFEDSTLRLLYVSIFTASAYASTTKRVAKPFNPLLGETFEYARPDKQYRFFAEQVSHHPPISATYTESPRWDFWGESYVDTHFNGRQFNVKHLGLWYINLLPNSTDRKELYTFKKPNNNVIGILVGNPQVDNYGEVVITNHTTGDYCKLYFKARGWRSSSAYEVKGEVFDKDNKKHWVLGGHWHDSIYAKHVNGKDKDEIALDHKKTHTATEPTRDGSKFLVWKVNPRPDAPFHLTPFAITLNAPQKHLIPWLAPTDTRLRPDQRAMEDGQYDLAAEEKHRVEEKQRAARRTREEQNIQYKPLWFTKETHPVTKKPYWKFHGDYWQQRKNHQLKGKADIF; encoded by the coding sequence ATGGCCACGCACGATGTTGGTGTTACTCTTCGCAAGAGTAGGGTGAGCAAGCCCATGCTGAAGTTGAAGCTTTTGCAAGCGATGACTGGTGGTTCTTTCAAGGAGTTGCATGATATGTTGCAGAAGGAGTTTGTTCCGTATGATGACCCTAGTGTCATGGAGGTTTCCACGCTATTGCTGCACTATGCGGTCCAGGTTGCTCCTATTGCGCTGATCAAGGAGATAGTCAGGGACTATGTTGTACGTGACCCGTTCCACTTGGGGTTGCATAAGACACCAGAAGGTGATATTACTGTGAATTTGAACATAAACTACAGGGACTATAACGGTAACACGCCGTTACATTTGGCTGCATCGCAGTCCAGGGTTGATGTTGTTAATTTCTTGATGGAGTTGCCTGACATTAACGATACAATTGTAAATAATGCAGGTCAGGAACCGATCGATATGTGTAAGACTCTGGATATTGTAGCTGCAATGCAGAACAAGAGAGACGAATATGTGTCTCAGGTTGCGCAGGATCTTAGAGATGCCTTTGACAGAAGAGATTTTGACAAGTTGGAACAAATTTGGAAAATACAGAGAAACGAGGAACTACTCGATATTAACGGACTTGATCCTACCTCAGGCGACACTGTACTACATGAATTCgttaagaagaaagatgTACAGATGTGCAAATGGCTAGTTGACCATGGGGCAGATCCACTACGGAGAAACGCAAAGGCTCTGTTACCAATTGACTTGCTTGGCCCTACCTCACCAAGTAAACACCAGGGCTCTTCCTCTGAATTAAGAAACTACATAGAGACAGTCACAAGAGACAGAAATGTCGTCAACGTCTCAGAGACCGATCATCAAACCCATGCCCCAACTTACAAAGgccaattgaaaaaatggACTAACATAGCGAAGGGTTTCCAGACACGATGGTTTGTGCTCTCTGAAGATGGATATTTAAGATATTACAAGAACAGGCCAAAGGAAGGCAGTTCTCCTCGTGATAAAGTTCATTTATCTAAATGTCGTCTTTTCTCCAATAGCCATGAAAAGGTCAAATTTGAGCTATTGATTGGCGACCAGGGTAGATGGAGACTAAAAGGTACTAATCCAGCTGAGGCAAAGAAATGGATTGCCGCTATCCAAGCAGGTATAAGTTACGCAAATGCAAAACACTCACAGAAACAACCTTCCAATAGATCCGTTATTTCGGGTAGCGCCAATGAAGGCCAATCCAGAAGTGCTCCATCTCTACAACCTGCTAAACCAAATAGAAGTCGTGCCAATAGTTCTACGTCTCAAAGGATTAGCCAAGTTCAAAAGGGATTGAAACCCCCTGTCTTAGGAATTTCAACTGATCATAGCAACTATGGCAGTAACGCTAGTGATGCAGAAAGTGTTGTTGGTAGCTTGAATATCAACACTAACAGACTGCGTCGTGACATGTCTCCGTTGACCCCAATGTCTAACTCTCTGAATTCTCCAATTTTGAAAGACGAAAGTTTTAACAGTCCAACCTTAGAGTCGCTATTAGGTAAGGATAAACTGAATGCCATTGATCCATATGCCAAAGATTCGGACGAAGACATTGATGAGATATTAGTGAAGCCCATAGATCCTGATGAAGAATACTTGAAAACGCAATATGGTCCATTTATTGAGAACCTTAATGTATATAAGAAGACAATATCTATGCAATTGGCATCTGTGTTGGAAGTATTAGACACCGCTGACATTTCCTCTTCCGACCTGTCGACTTTGAGAGGGACTATCCAAAATACTGTGGACACATTCAACAACTTGGCCAAGTTGGGTGCTGAGAGAGACAGAAAGTTAGTTCAAATAATCACTAAGCATAGAGATGTCAACAATGTATGGATTGACTCCGTCAAGGAGCTGGAACTAGAATtaaacaagaaagaagacCTGTTAGAAGCATTAACAAAGGAGCGTAGACACTTAAGAAAGGAATTAAACCAAGAGCTACAAGAAACCGCTGATCAGGACAATAAGATGATTAAAAGAGCTTCTACTGTAATTTCCAGGTTCCTAAATGTAACCAAATCTGTTGTTGAGGATGGCAACGGTGACGAGTTCTATGACGCAGAAGAGTTGATAGACGAAATTGGTTCCATTCCAGATACCACCCCGGGCGAGATGTCTGAGGCTAAAGAAATGCGTGAGCAAATAAAAACCATGGTTCCAGAACAACCCGCTGAAAGCAAGGTCGAACATGAAGAAACatctgaaaagaaagaggtAGAACAGGCTGAAACTAAGCCAGCTCTTGAACAGAAAGCTATCAGCAAAGAGCAAGAAAAGATGGAAGCGATCAAAGAGCAAACATCCAAACCAACCGACGAAGAGAGTACTTTGCGAGAGACTGCGACTTCTACCGCTAGTGTCAAAGGTGAATCGAACGAAATAGAGCTGCAAAGAAAGCTGTTTGCCAGCTCGAAGATGAAATCCCAAACTGAGTCTCAGAAAGCGAAGGAGAAATTGTTGTTGGAGGAAGGTTCATTCTTTGGTTATGATGAAGGTGTGAGAAAGAGATTGAAGctggatgaagatgatagGCCTAAGATCAGTCTGTGGGGTGTGCTTAAGTCCATGGTCGGTAAGGATATGACCAAGATGACATTGCCTGTGGCGTTCAATGAACCAACGTCTTTGCTGCAGCGTGTTGCCGAAGATTTAGAGTACTCCGAATTGCTGGACAAAGCTGTGCAATTTGAGGACTCTACGCTAAGATTACTGTATGTGTCCATCTTTACTGCGTCCGCGTATGCGTCTACGACCAAGAGAGTTGCGAAGCCCTTCAATCCGCTGCTTGGTGAGACATTTGAGTACGCCAGACCGGACAAGCAGTACAGGTTTTTCGCGGAGCAAGTCTCTCACCACCCACCTATCTCTGCCACGTACACCGAGTCCCCCCGCTGGGATTTCTGGGGTGAGTCATACGTCGACACGCACTTCAACGGTAGACAGTTCAACGTCAAGCACCTGGGGCTGTGGTACATCAACCTGCTACCGAACAGCACTGACCGCAAGGAGCTGTACACGTTCAAGAAGCCCAACAACAACGTCATCGGTATCCTGGTGGGCAACCCGCAAGTGGACAACTACGGTGAGGTGGTGATCACCAACCACACCACGGGCGACTACTGTAAGCTGTACTTCAAGGCGCGCGGCTGGCGTTCGTCGAGCGCGTACGAGGTGAAAGGTGAAGTGTTCGACAAGGACAACAAGAAGCACTGGGTGCTGGGCGGCCACTGGCACGACTCCATCTACGCCAAGCACGTCAACGGCAAGGACAAGGACGAGATAGCGCTGGACCACAAGAAGACGCACACCGCGACGGAGCCCACCCGCGACGGCAGCAAGTTCCTGGTGTGGAAGGTGAACCCTCGACCAGACGCTCCTTTCCACTTGACCCCATTTGCCATCACCCTGAACGCCCCACAGAAACACCTGATCCCATGGCTCGCACCCACGGACACCAGACTGAGACCCGACCAGCGCGCCATGGAGGACGGCCAGTACGACCTCGCCGCCGAGGAGAAGCACCGCGTCGAGGAGAAGCAGAGAGCAGCCCGCCGCACCCGCGAGGAGCAGAACATCCAGTACAAGCCGCTCTGGTTCACCAAGGAAACCCACCCGGTAACAAAGAAGCCATACTGGAAGTTCCACGGAGACTACTGGCAGCAGCGTAAGAACCACCAGCTCAAGGGCAAAGCAGACATCTTCTAG
- a CDS encoding choline/carnitine O-acyltransferase (CAGL0K01771g~Has domain(s) with predicted transferase activity, transferring acyl groups activity), whose protein sequence is MTVGTEEEYKNFQTLERLPIPPLEATLKRYIDRTEPLLGSEEAQKTKKVVYSESNLEVLSYLQDKLLEYENWLATFEPQSSYIEQFWYNAYLMYDSPVVLNVNPFFELEDDPTLDYSMRTGVFQEYTLQIKRASRVVTSALRFASQIRNNTLKPDILRNDVPLSMDQYQKLFGSSRIPPKPKQQSCHLQTDSTSHHIVIMYKGSFYWFDVLDCQNELIFQSAEEIEWNLYSIIMDRERLNKENHKGFLEMGILTTESRRTWANIREHIHKQDSRQNWQNLKIIDSALFVLCLDDYESHLDDPNSLLKLFLTGTSEIDFNSPFEIDEYVHAPKNLQRGTCINRWFDKLQIIVTKCGKAGVNFEHTGVDGHTVLRLANEIYTDAITSFAQTVTSRTPRTLPQADSNLITVPRKLEWLKDEYLCRAVHFAEVKCTDLISQYEIESLEFGGYGSARIKSVFKCSPDAFVQQMFQVAFYALYGTFETIYEPAMTKTFLNGRTEAIRPVTHDSIKFVKSVFNHRSTDTERIDLLHRACQEHTRITRECSMGMGQDRHLYALQCIWQKLQAETPDDPITHSTPPIFEDNAWHKINKNILSTSNCGSPALKWFGFGPVDKDGFGIGYIIKDSKISVTVSSRHRQTARFITMLDRALNELDTIFNRAPKTI, encoded by the coding sequence ATGACTGTAGGCACCGAGGAAGAGTACAAGAACTTCCAGACATTGGAAAGGCTTCCTATACCTCCTCTAGAGGCCACCCTCAAGAGATACATTGACAGAACTGAACCACTGCTGGGTAGTGAAGAAGCACAGAAGACTAAAAAAGTAGTCTACTCAGAGAGTAACCTCGAGGTATTGAGCTATTTGCAGGATAAATTGTTAGAGTACGAAAACTGGCTCGCTACTTTTGAACCCCAGTCCTCATACATTGAACAATTCTGGTACAATGCCTATTTGATGTATGACTCTCCAGTGGTTCTTAACGTTAACCCATTCTTTGAGCTTGAAGATGACCCTACACTTGATTATTCGATGCGCACAGGTGTATTCCAGGAATACACATTGCAAATTAAAAGGGCATCCCGAGTGGTAACATCTGCATTGCGTTTTGCGAGTCAGATCAGGAATAATACATTAAAGCCAGATATTTTGCGGAATGATGTACCGCTGTCTATGGACCAGTACCAAAAGTTGTTTGGCTCGAGCCGGATCCCGCCAAAACCTAAGCAGCAGTCGTGCCATTTACAGACCGACTCTACGTCTCACCACATAGTTATCATGTACAAAGGTAGTTTCTACTGGTTTGATGTCCTGGATTGTCAGAATGAGCTCATATTTCAAAGCGCCGAAGAGATAGAGTGGAATTTGTACTCCATAATTATGGATAGAGAGAGGCTAAACAAGGAAAACCACAAAGGATTCTTGGAAATGGGTATTCTGACTACAGAGAGCAGAAGAACTTGGGCCAACATCCGTGAACACATACACAAGCAGGACTCTCGGCAAAATTGGCAGAATTTGAAGATTATAGACAGCGCTCTATTTGTCCTATGTCTTGATGACTACGAGTCACACCTGGATGATCCAAACTCTTTGTTAAAATTGTTTCTAACAGGCACATCTGAGATAGATTTCAATAGTCCTTTCGAGATTGATGAGTACGTGCATGCACCAAAAAACCTTCAGCGAGGAACATGCATCAACAGATGGTTTGACAAGTTACAGATCATAGTCACCAAATGCGGTAAAGCAGGTGTGAACTTTGAGCACACTGGTGTAGATGGCCATACAGTGCTGCGACTAGCGAATGAGATATACACTGATGCAATTACAAGCTTTGCACAGACAGTCACTTCAAGAACGCCGAGGACCTTGCCACAAGCAGACAGTAACCTGATAACAGTGCCTAGAAAGCTGGAGTGGCTGAAAGACGAGTATCTGTGCAGGGCGGTGCACTTTGCAGAAGTGAAATGTACAGACTTGATCTCCCAGTATGAGATAGAGAGTCTCGAGTTTGGAGGCTATGGTTCAGCGCGGATCAAGAGCGTTTTCAAGTGCTCACCAGATGCATTTGTACAGCAGATGTTCCAAGTAGCGTTCTATGCACTTTACGGTACATTTGAAACCATATATGAGCCCGCAATGACGAAGACCTTTCTTAATGGGCGGACTGAGGCTATACGACCAGTGACTCATGACTCGATCAAATTTGTCAAATCCGTGTTCAACCACAGGAGCACGGACACTGAGCGTATAGATCTTCTGCACAGAGCATGCCAGGAGCACACGCGCATCACGAGGGAGTGCTCCATGGGGATGGGCCAGGACAGACACCTCTATGCGTTGCAATGCATATGGCAGAAACTACAAGCTGAGACGCCAGACGACCCCATCACACACTCGACACCACCGATCTTCGAAGACAACGCATGGCACAAAATTAACAAGAACATCCTGAGCACTTCAAACTGCGGCAGTCCTGCACTGAAATGGTTTGGGTTCGGACCTGTGGACAAGGACGGGTTCGGCATTGGATACATTATCAAGGACAGCAAGATCAGTGTCACAGTGTCCTCGAGACACAGACAGACAGCACGGTTCATCACCATGCTGGACAGAGCACTTAACGAGCTGGACACCATATTCAACAGGGCACCAAAGACTATATAG
- the ERP3 gene encoding Erp3p (CAGL0K01793g~Ortholog(s) have endoplasmic reticulum localization), producing MLAIAVLFLSLVGASPLTFELLKGERQCFHTLTTRTDCSISYYYEVLSGTGNDLNVQYEIFEPGNLHEPIVNRNNEHKGHWSFPAKHRGEYTFCFYGGKAHDKIVELEITSECGNVASDVRSQRRNFRKNQRGIEDKGESKQLKTKLEDSIDKIERQLYSLENSLGYYKTRNDRNHATVRSTEKRITAFSFYGILLIIGMSLGQIAVLQWVFKESRKQKV from the coding sequence ATGTTGGCTATTGCTGTTCTGTTTTTGTCCCTGGTCGGCGCGAGCCCATTGACATTTGAGTTGTTGAAAGGTGAGAGACAATGCTTCCACACGCTAACTACAAGAACAGACTGTTCTATTTCCTATTACTACGAGGTGCTCAGCGGTACTGGTAACGATCTGAATGTGCAGTATGAGATCTTTGAGCCAGGTAACCTACACGAGCCAATTGTGAACAGGAACAACGAGCACAAGGGCCACTGGTCGTTCCCTGCCAAGCACCGCGGTGAGTACACATTCTGCTTTTATGGTGGTAAAGCCCACGACAAGATCGTCGAGCTGGAAATCACTTCTGAGTGTGGCAATGTTGCTAGCGATGTTAGAAGCCAGAGAAGAAACTTCAGAAAGAATCAAAGAGGTATCGAGGACAAAGGTGAGAGCAAGCAATTGAAGACCAAGTTGGAAGACTCTATTGATAAGATCGAGAGACAGCTGTACTCCTTGGAGAACAGCTTGGGCTACTACAAGACCAGAAACGATAGAAACCACGCTACTGTCCGCTCCACCGAGAAGAGAATCACCGCCTTCTCCTTCTACGGTATCCTATTGATCATCGGTATGAGTCTGGGCCAAATTGCCGTCCTACAATGGGTCTTTAAGGAATCCAGAAAGCAAAAAGTATAA